In Pseudomonas asiatica, the following are encoded in one genomic region:
- the catA gene encoding catechol 1,2-dioxygenase, producing MTVKISHTAEVQQFFEEAAGFGNDAGSPRLKRIVQRVLQDTARLIEDLDISEDEFWHAVDYLNRLGGRGEAGLLVAGLGIEHFLDLLQDAKDQRAGLVGGTPRTIEGPLYVAGAPIAEGEVRMDDGSEEGVATPMYLEGQVLDPQGRPLPGATVDLWHANTRGTYSFFDQSQSEYNLRRRIITDGEGRYRARSIVPSGYGCDPQGPTQECLDLLGRHGQRPAHVHFFISAPGYRHLTTQINLAGDKYLWDDFAYATRDGLVGEVVFVEGEAGRHAELKFDFQLQQARGGANEQRSGRPRALQEA from the coding sequence ATGACCGTGAAAATTTCCCACACTGCCGAGGTACAGCAGTTCTTCGAAGAGGCCGCAGGCTTTGGCAACGATGCCGGCAGCCCGCGCCTTAAGCGCATCGTGCAACGCGTGCTGCAAGACACCGCGCGGCTGATCGAAGACCTGGACATCAGCGAAGACGAGTTCTGGCATGCCGTCGACTACCTCAACCGCCTGGGTGGCCGCGGCGAGGCCGGGTTGCTGGTGGCTGGGTTGGGCATCGAGCACTTCCTCGACCTGCTGCAGGATGCCAAGGACCAGCGGGCAGGCCTTGTCGGCGGCACTCCACGCACCATCGAAGGCCCGCTGTACGTGGCCGGCGCGCCGATCGCCGAAGGTGAAGTACGCATGGATGACGGTAGCGAGGAGGGCGTGGCCACGCCGATGTACCTCGAGGGCCAGGTGCTCGACCCACAAGGGCGGCCGTTGCCTGGGGCCACGGTCGACCTGTGGCATGCCAATACCCGTGGCACCTATTCGTTCTTCGACCAGAGCCAGTCCGAGTACAACCTGCGCCGACGCATCATCACCGATGGCGAAGGCCGCTACCGCGCGCGCTCCATCGTGCCGTCCGGGTATGGCTGCGATCCACAGGGGCCGACCCAGGAGTGCCTGGACCTGCTCGGCCGTCACGGCCAGCGTCCGGCGCATGTGCACTTCTTTATCTCGGCACCGGGGTACCGACACCTGACCACGCAGATCAACCTGGCCGGAGACAAGTACCTGTGGGATGACTTTGCCTATGCCACGCGGGATGGGCTGGTGGGCGAGGTGGTGTTCGTCGAGGGCGAGGCGGGGCGACATGCCGAGTTGAAATTCGACTTCCAGTTGCAGCAGGCCCGGGGCGGTGCCAATGAGCAGCGCAGTGGGCGGCCGCGGGCTTTGCAAGAGGCCTGA